TACACCCAGATGATGGTGGCTCAGGCTCGTCTTTCCAAAGATCAGAATACCCAGATGGGTGCTATCCTCGTGTCTGCCGATGGCCGCGTCATCAGTACCGGCTACAATGGCGCTCCGGCTGGCTTCGATGATGAAACCGTGCCCTACACCCGTGAAAAGCAGAAACTGGCTTACGATCTTCTGGATGCTGATTCCGGCGAACTCATTAGCCATCATGAATTCGAAGCCAACAAGTACCCCTTCATGGTCCATGCTGAAATCAATGCTCTGCATTATGCACGCGGCAAGGTGCCTGCTGGTTCCAAGCTTTACGTGATTGGTT
The Fibrobacter sp. DNA segment above includes these coding regions:
- a CDS encoding deaminase; the protein is MNNEKSRSQLRDEVYTQMMVAQARLSKDQNTQMGAILVSADGRVISTGYNGAPAGFDDETVPYTREKQKLAYDLLDADSGELISHHEFEANKYPFMVHAEINALHYARGKVPAGSKLYVIGFPCERCALDVSLSGVSEVFVTKDDYDPKSTLNNSRDTAYYMFAQAGIVVTLCGKRVRPVVSKPQ